One genomic window of Daphnia pulex isolate KAP4 chromosome 10, ASM2113471v1 includes the following:
- the LOC124204101 gene encoding trypsin alpha-3-like yields MMRIAYLTLGLFFLVECVFSHALPETENSNNVEIDWQSLREGDEGDNDQIVGGTAAAAGEIPYQAALILGNSLCGGTLIAPSIILTAAHCLSGKTQTSVSTFTVRVNTLALNGATTGSVSRGVTKFVIHPSYVPRTNDNDIALMKLNSPITNVKLATLPAVATSCSPASTYAGQSALISGWGTTSSGGSISQTLLKATVNVLDNTACKLQYSTLTNNMICAAAPGKDTCQGDSGGPMMVGGVQVGITSFGNGCALPNFAGVYTRVTQYLSWISSTSASM; encoded by the exons ATGATGCGAATCGCTTATTTG ACTCTTGGGCTATTTTTTCTGGTCGAATGCGTGTTTTCACATGCCCTTCCTGAAACTGAAAATTCCAATAATG TTGAAATTGACTGGCAAAGTTTGAGAGAAGGAGATGAAGGTGATAATGATCAGATTGTTGGCGGAACCGCAGCTGCCGCAGGAGAAATTCCTTACCAG GCTGCTTTGATTCTCGGAAATAGCTTATGCGGTGGAACCTTGATTGCCCCCTCCATTATTTTGACAGCAGCTCATTGCTTATccgg AAAAACTCAAACTTCTGTGAGTACATTTACTGTAAGAGTTAACACACTTGCATTGAACGGCGCTACCACTGGTTCTGTTAGTAGAGGAGTAACGAAATTCGTCATTCACCCTTCTTACGTCCCCAGAACTAAC GATAACGATATCGCCCTTATGAAGTTAAACTCCCCTATTACAAATGTCAAGCTTGCTACTCTTCCAGCTGTTGCAACATCATGCTCCCCAGCCAGCACTTATGCAGGGCAATCGGCTCTCATTTCCGGATGGGGCACTACATCTTCAG GGGGTAGCATCTCTCAAACGCTGCTCAAGGCAACTGTCAATGTTTTAGATAATACAGCATGTAAGTTACAATACAGCACACTTACCAATAACATGATCTGTGCTGCCGCTCCGGGTAAAGATACATGTCAG GGTGACAGTGGTGGTCCAATGATGGTTGGAGGTGTTCAAGTTGGCATCACCTCATTCGGAAACGGTTGTGCTCTGCCGAATTTCGCCGGTGTTTACACCCGAGTCACCCAATACCTTAGCTGGATTTCTTCCACCTCTGCCTCAATGTAG